From Luteibacter yeojuensis:
CCCGGACGAGATGCGCCTGCTCGGCAAGGGCCTGAACCGTGCCGGCTTCACCGTCGTGGGCGTGCAGTTGGCGGGCCACGGCGGCGACGAGGACGAGCTGCTGGCCTCGGGCTGGGAAGACTGGTACGCCAGCGTGGAGGCCGCCGCCGACGATTTGCGCGGGCAGGTGGACCGCGTCTTCGTGGCTGGCTCCTCGATGGGTGCCCTGCTCGCGCTGCGCCTTGCCGCCATGCAGCCCACATGGGTGGCAGGCGTCGGCGTCTACGGCGCGACGTTCCGCTACGACGGCTGGTCCGCCGGATGGGCCACACGCATCGCCTTCCTGCTCCCTCTGTTCAAGCGGCTGGGCATCGGGCGCGATCGCCGCCTGCTTCAATGGCCGCCGCAGGGCCCTCGCGATGAGCGCCTGCGCGAGTCGTTCGGCCGCGGCATGCCCTCCGGTCCCGCCGGCCCGATCGACCGCGACGGGGACTCATGGCACGCGCTGGCGGAAACCGTGAAGCTAGCGCGCGACGTGCGCCGACGGCTGCCTGCCGTGTTGGCTCCCTGCTTCATCGCGCACGCCCTCGACGACGAGGTGGCCAGCCCGGGCAACGCCGACCTCGTCGCCCGGCACGTGCGCGGGCCGGTCGAGATGCTCCTCCTGGCCGACAGCTACCACAGGATCACGATCGACCGCGAACGTCGCACGCTGATCGAGCGCAGCGCGGATTTCTTCGACCGCATCGCGCGCGAGGCGCGCATTGCGCGGACCGCGGCCTGAGACCTCAGGCCTTCCCTTGCTCGACCAGGGTGAGCGCCACCTTGTCGCGCAGGTAGACCGGCAGGGCCAGCTCCGGCGCCACCGCCTCGCCGGCGCGGAAGCGGCGTGCCGCCACTTCGGCGACATGCCGGGCCTGCGGATAACGCGCGCCGTCCGCCGAGCGGATCGGCGCGGCGATGCGCCCACGCAGGACCGCTTCGTAGGTGCCCCAACCGGTGCC
This genomic window contains:
- a CDS encoding alpha/beta hydrolase, giving the protein MHGLGRTPDEMRLLGKGLNRAGFTVVGVQLAGHGGDEDELLASGWEDWYASVEAAADDLRGQVDRVFVAGSSMGALLALRLAAMQPTWVAGVGVYGATFRYDGWSAGWATRIAFLLPLFKRLGIGRDRRLLQWPPQGPRDERLRESFGRGMPSGPAGPIDRDGDSWHALAETVKLARDVRRRLPAVLAPCFIAHALDDEVASPGNADLVARHVRGPVEMLLLADSYHRITIDRERRTLIERSADFFDRIAREARIARTAA